The Burkholderia mallei ATCC 23344 genome has a window encoding:
- a CDS encoding HD domain-containing phosphohydrolase — MSKRAKASSPSISIHSNGSAGEDDARPAHAAGDAPADAPVVLLVDDEPSVLSALKRVFRPKHYRTLCADSGEAALDLLAAGEVDLIVSDMRMPRMSGAELLTRVGERQPDTMRILLTGYSEIDSAVRAINEAGIYRYLTKPWDDHDLLLTVEQALEQQRLRRETARLDALTRKQNDALRAFNAGLEAQVQARVEEIRQTMLFLEDAQRDLTHNFAAMAQVCANMIELRCGAPGGESQRVGEAARDLALALGMSGWQVLELFFAGLLHGIGKLSLPDELLHRPLDRLTPDESRLYYQHPLRAQMVLTPVQQLGRVAHVIHHQYERFDGRGTPDGLAANAIPLGSRILAVARDFDALCSGSMFTRPYTVQQAMAVLVSQSGLRYDARVVDRFVALSKEAAAVDRRASVSRINASQLAEGMRLADDLRNGRGILLMTKGSVVSSHQAAQVRRFEASETAPFVIFVDAAGGEPPRGMLD; from the coding sequence ATGAGCAAACGAGCGAAAGCGAGCAGTCCTTCGATATCGATACATAGCAACGGGTCCGCCGGGGAGGACGACGCGCGGCCGGCGCATGCGGCGGGCGACGCGCCCGCCGATGCGCCGGTCGTGCTGCTCGTCGACGACGAGCCGAGCGTGCTGTCGGCGCTCAAGCGCGTGTTTCGCCCGAAGCATTACCGGACGCTGTGCGCCGACAGCGGCGAAGCGGCGCTCGATCTGCTGGCCGCGGGCGAAGTCGACCTGATCGTGTCCGATATGCGGATGCCGCGGATGAGCGGCGCGGAACTGCTCACGCGCGTGGGCGAACGACAGCCGGACACGATGCGCATTCTGCTGACCGGTTATTCCGAAATCGATTCGGCGGTGCGCGCGATCAACGAAGCGGGCATCTACCGGTACCTGACGAAGCCGTGGGACGATCACGACCTGCTGCTGACCGTCGAGCAGGCGCTCGAGCAGCAGCGCCTGCGCCGCGAGACCGCGCGGCTCGACGCGCTCACGCGCAAGCAGAACGATGCGTTGCGCGCGTTCAACGCGGGGCTCGAAGCGCAGGTGCAGGCGCGCGTCGAAGAGATCCGCCAGACGATGCTGTTCCTCGAAGACGCGCAACGCGACCTGACGCACAATTTCGCCGCGATGGCGCAGGTGTGCGCGAACATGATCGAGCTGCGTTGCGGCGCGCCGGGCGGCGAGTCGCAACGCGTCGGCGAGGCGGCGCGCGATCTGGCGCTCGCGCTCGGCATGAGCGGCTGGCAAGTGCTGGAGCTGTTCTTCGCGGGCCTGCTGCACGGAATCGGCAAGCTGTCGCTGCCGGACGAGCTGCTGCACCGGCCGCTCGACCGGCTGACGCCGGACGAGAGCCGCCTCTACTACCAGCACCCGCTGCGCGCGCAGATGGTGCTCACGCCGGTCCAGCAGCTCGGCCGCGTCGCGCACGTGATTCATCACCAATACGAGCGGTTCGACGGGCGCGGCACGCCCGACGGGCTTGCCGCCAACGCGATTCCGCTCGGCTCGCGCATTCTCGCCGTCGCGCGCGATTTCGACGCGCTCTGTAGCGGCAGCATGTTCACACGGCCGTACACGGTGCAGCAGGCGATGGCGGTGCTCGTCTCGCAGTCCGGCCTGCGCTACGACGCACGCGTCGTCGACCGATTCGTCGCGCTGTCGAAGGAAGCGGCGGCGGTCGACCGGCGCGCGAGCGTATCGCGCATCAACGCTTCGCAACTCGCCGAAGGCATGCGGCTTGCCGACGACCTGCGCAACGGCCGCGGCATCCTGCTGATGACGAAGGGCAGCGTCGTGTCGTCGCATCAGGCCGCGCAGGTGCGCCGCTTCGAGGCGAGCGAAACGGCGCCGTTCGTCATTTTCGTCGATGCGGCGGGCGGCGAGCCGCCGCGCGGCATGTTGGACTGA
- a CDS encoding RICIN domain-containing protein, whose product MHFFRFAWRHGRYWLCLLIASVLLPQGAAAAVTASYTDIVGADSGLCVSTAGNSSASGAGVVQTSCAGLSNTTWSFVPVGNRYHIVLQGSGLCLNVPGGSLNSGTQLIQYACQGNGQTNDQWTVVAVGSSYRIVSASSGMCVNVSGASHASGAALIQYPCQGASALNDQFNLYLPVVAATNVTAANSNLCVSVNGGSTAAGASIVQGTCSNQGATGWSLLPAGSGYHVVSQGTGQCLNVYGGYTTSGAPIIQYPCQGDAQTNDQWTLVPVGSKYRLISVSSGMCLNVSGGSLSPGAPLIQYPCQGANALNDQFSLSLPQTFPVTLPSAWSPVIPLPVNPIGIANAPNGKLVMWSADQQLSFQNDVGSKATQTQTAVFDPATNTATQYLETSAGSDMFCTGTAMLPDGRLLVNGGDSSPKTTLYDWTTNTWSAAATMNIARGYQGDTLLSNGSVLTLGGSWSGGQGGKTAEVWTNGGAWTLLPGVPETNIVGPDPQGIYRGDNHLWLFAQGNGTVFHAGPSSQMNWISTAGGGSIQSAGMRGVDPFSINGTASLYDVGKILKAGGAKSYQQNGSVTTYASNSVYQIDITRGPNQPASVQRLNGMTYQRAFANSVILPNGSIVMIGGQSVPMPFTDTTAIMVPEIWDPATQRFNLLKPMQTPRTYHSTAILMADGRVFAGGGGQCGTGCAMNHLNAEILTPPYLLNADGTPAPRPVITNAPATAKLGATIAVSTQGPVASFVLMRLSSVTHTTNNDQRRIPLAIASSGGTSYQLAIPADPGVVLPGYYMLFALNAQGVPSVSASIRIS is encoded by the coding sequence ATGCATTTCTTTCGATTCGCGTGGCGGCACGGCCGATATTGGCTTTGCCTGCTGATTGCGAGCGTATTGCTGCCGCAAGGCGCGGCGGCGGCCGTCACGGCGTCCTACACGGACATCGTCGGCGCGGACAGCGGGCTGTGCGTCTCGACGGCCGGCAACTCAAGCGCATCGGGCGCGGGCGTCGTGCAGACCTCGTGCGCGGGCCTGAGCAACACGACATGGTCGTTCGTTCCCGTCGGCAACCGCTATCACATCGTGCTGCAAGGCAGCGGCCTGTGCCTGAACGTGCCCGGGGGCTCGCTGAACAGCGGCACGCAATTGATCCAGTACGCATGCCAGGGCAACGGCCAGACCAATGACCAATGGACGGTCGTCGCGGTCGGCTCGAGCTACCGGATCGTGTCCGCGTCGAGCGGCATGTGCGTGAACGTGAGCGGCGCATCGCACGCGAGCGGCGCGGCGCTGATCCAGTATCCGTGCCAGGGCGCGAGCGCGCTCAACGATCAATTCAATCTGTATCTGCCCGTCGTCGCGGCCACCAACGTCACGGCGGCGAACAGCAACCTCTGCGTGAGCGTCAATGGCGGATCGACGGCCGCCGGCGCATCGATCGTCCAGGGAACATGCTCGAATCAGGGCGCCACGGGCTGGTCGCTGCTGCCCGCCGGCAGCGGCTATCACGTCGTCTCGCAAGGCACCGGGCAATGCCTGAACGTATATGGCGGATACACGACGAGCGGCGCGCCGATCATCCAGTATCCGTGTCAGGGCGACGCGCAGACGAACGATCAATGGACGCTCGTGCCCGTCGGCTCGAAGTACCGGCTGATTTCGGTGTCGAGCGGCATGTGCCTGAACGTGAGCGGCGGCTCGCTGTCGCCGGGCGCGCCGCTGATCCAGTACCCGTGCCAGGGCGCGAACGCGCTCAACGACCAGTTCTCGCTCAGCCTGCCGCAGACTTTCCCGGTCACGCTGCCGTCCGCATGGAGCCCCGTGATTCCGCTGCCCGTCAATCCGATCGGCATCGCGAACGCGCCGAACGGCAAGCTCGTGATGTGGTCCGCTGATCAGCAATTGAGCTTCCAGAACGACGTCGGCAGCAAGGCGACGCAGACGCAGACCGCGGTGTTCGACCCGGCGACGAACACCGCGACGCAGTATCTCGAAACCTCGGCGGGCTCGGACATGTTCTGCACCGGCACCGCGATGCTGCCCGACGGCCGCCTGCTCGTGAACGGCGGCGACAGCAGCCCGAAGACGACGCTGTACGACTGGACGACCAATACGTGGAGCGCCGCGGCGACGATGAACATTGCGCGCGGCTATCAGGGCGACACGCTGCTGTCGAACGGCTCGGTGCTCACGCTCGGCGGCTCGTGGAGCGGCGGTCAGGGCGGCAAGACCGCCGAAGTGTGGACGAACGGCGGCGCGTGGACGCTGCTGCCCGGCGTGCCCGAGACGAACATCGTCGGCCCCGATCCGCAGGGCATCTATCGCGGCGACAATCATCTGTGGCTGTTCGCGCAAGGCAACGGCACGGTTTTCCATGCGGGGCCGAGCTCGCAGATGAACTGGATCTCGACGGCGGGCGGCGGCTCGATCCAGTCGGCGGGCATGCGCGGCGTCGATCCGTTCAGCATCAACGGCACCGCGTCGCTATACGACGTCGGCAAGATCCTGAAGGCGGGCGGCGCGAAATCGTACCAGCAGAACGGCAGCGTCACGACCTATGCGTCGAACTCGGTGTACCAGATCGACATCACGCGCGGGCCGAACCAGCCGGCATCGGTGCAGCGCCTGAACGGCATGACGTACCAGCGCGCGTTCGCCAACAGCGTGATCCTGCCGAACGGCAGCATCGTGATGATCGGCGGCCAGAGCGTGCCGATGCCGTTCACCGACACGACCGCGATCATGGTCCCCGAAATCTGGGATCCGGCGACGCAACGCTTCAACCTGCTCAAGCCGATGCAGACGCCGCGCACCTATCACAGCACGGCGATCCTGATGGCGGACGGCCGCGTGTTCGCGGGCGGCGGCGGCCAGTGCGGCACCGGCTGCGCAATGAACCATCTGAACGCGGAGATCCTCACGCCGCCTTACCTGCTCAACGCGGACGGCACGCCGGCGCCGCGGCCGGTGATCACGAACGCGCCGGCCACGGCGAAGCTCGGCGCGACGATCGCCGTGTCGACGCAAGGCCCCGTCGCGTCGTTCGTGCTGATGCGCCTGTCGTCCGTCACGCATACGACGAACAACGATCAGCGGCGCATTCCGCTCGCGATCGCGTCGTCCGGCGGCACGAGCTACCAGCTCGCGATTCCCGCCGATCCCGGCGTGGTCCTGCCCGGCTACTACATGCTGTTCGCGCTCAACGCGCAAGGCGTGCCGAGCGTGTCGGCATCGATCCGGATCTCATGA
- a CDS encoding SCO family protein: protein MSADEIRTRRRKLLAAALGAALAPALPALAATQRAQPLAGQSGYHGGLITPPVPVPDMPLRTAYGRATRLRALLAGRVTALQLFYTGCSSTCPIQGAVFHRVQTLLGPHPKPDIQLLSLSISPLEDTPQRMHAWLARFGARPGWIAAAPELKDVDALQAFFGGGRTGLDNHGTQVQMIDRRGALVWRTYELPSPETIAALLGHA from the coding sequence ATGAGCGCCGATGAAATCCGCACACGGCGGCGCAAGCTGCTCGCCGCCGCGCTCGGCGCGGCGCTCGCGCCGGCGCTACCCGCGCTCGCGGCAACGCAACGCGCGCAGCCGCTCGCCGGCCAGAGCGGCTATCACGGCGGCCTGATCACGCCGCCCGTGCCGGTGCCCGACATGCCGCTGCGCACCGCGTATGGCCGCGCAACCCGGCTGCGCGCGCTGCTTGCCGGCCGCGTCACCGCGCTGCAGCTGTTCTACACCGGCTGCTCGTCGACATGCCCGATCCAGGGCGCCGTCTTCCACCGCGTGCAGACGCTGCTCGGCCCGCATCCGAAGCCGGACATCCAATTGCTGTCGCTGAGCATCAGCCCGCTCGAAGACACGCCGCAGCGCATGCACGCGTGGCTCGCCCGCTTCGGCGCGCGTCCCGGCTGGATCGCCGCCGCGCCCGAGCTGAAGGATGTCGATGCGTTGCAGGCATTCTTCGGCGGCGGCCGCACCGGGCTCGACAATCATGGCACCCAGGTGCAGATGATCGACCGGCGCGGCGCGCTCGTCTGGAGGACTTACGAATTGCCGTCGCCCGAAACGATCGCGGCGCTGCTCGGCCACGCGTGA
- a CDS encoding patatin-like phospholipase family protein: MAFKILSCDGGGIRGLITALLIQDLDRRSGILAKADGFAGTSTGGLIALALARGVSISEVVDVYRNRGSEIFQESGAWLEQRATIATDASFAAFTGPGLFACQYVNTGLKRIAQELLRGGDLTELHRLTVINSSRLWDPALRSWSACTFSNASGNAYRHVALVDAALATSAAPSYFPPYEVPSLGYFADGGLFANNPSMTAVSEALASRLGGELGNLRVLSFGTGISQAGIRPSAIGDPLRWGVTTWFWPFESHDVPASALLGLTLDTTAMLATQQATQLLGGGYRRANFVLGETVGLDDWRKASLLESETAAYMKTPAWEGVCQWVDANWR, translated from the coding sequence ATGGCATTCAAGATTCTCAGTTGCGACGGTGGCGGCATCCGGGGATTGATCACTGCGTTGCTCATTCAGGATCTCGATCGACGCAGCGGGATCCTGGCGAAGGCGGACGGCTTCGCCGGCACGTCCACGGGCGGCCTGATCGCCCTCGCGCTTGCGCGCGGCGTGTCGATCTCGGAAGTCGTCGACGTCTACCGGAACCGGGGGAGCGAGATATTCCAGGAGAGCGGCGCGTGGCTCGAACAGCGGGCGACGATCGCGACGGATGCGAGCTTCGCCGCGTTCACCGGGCCGGGGCTTTTCGCGTGCCAGTATGTGAACACCGGGCTCAAGCGCATCGCGCAGGAACTGCTGCGCGGCGGCGATCTGACCGAGTTGCATCGGCTGACCGTCATCAATTCGTCACGGCTATGGGATCCGGCGCTGCGCAGTTGGTCCGCATGCACGTTCTCGAACGCGAGCGGCAATGCGTATCGCCATGTCGCGCTCGTCGACGCGGCGCTCGCGACGTCGGCCGCGCCTTCGTACTTTCCGCCGTACGAGGTGCCTTCGCTCGGCTATTTCGCGGACGGCGGCCTGTTCGCGAACAATCCTTCGATGACGGCCGTTTCCGAGGCGCTTGCGAGCCGTCTCGGCGGCGAGCTCGGCAATTTGCGGGTGCTGTCGTTCGGCACCGGCATCAGTCAGGCAGGCATCCGCCCGAGCGCGATCGGCGATCCGCTCAGATGGGGCGTGACGACATGGTTTTGGCCTTTCGAGAGCCACGATGTGCCGGCATCGGCGCTGCTCGGTCTCACGCTCGATACGACCGCGATGCTCGCGACGCAGCAGGCGACGCAATTGCTCGGTGGAGGCTACCGGCGCGCGAATTTCGTGCTCGGCGAAACGGTTGGGCTTGACGACTGGCGCAAGGCGTCGCTGCTGGAGAGCGAAACGGCCGCCTACATGAAGACGCCGGCTTGGGAGGGCGTGTGCCAGTGGGTCGATGCGAACTGGCGCTGA
- a CDS encoding transporter, whose product MTARVDVRARLDDSRFDAYHWRIVAPCAAYRVMDGFDVQATGGVAPAVIREWGIAKEALSPAFRAGWFGMLIGSLVFSALAAVFAAIFMAGFPIVGGQPALNVLAAVYYPAPLRSTGIGWRSGVGWIGSVVGPARGGVLMYRQWLSSLLFLAAAVPACVSMAGIGATARPGFAGAGEAIGARGAAAAGE is encoded by the coding sequence ATGACGGCGCGAGTGGACGTGCGCGCGAGGCTCGACGACAGCCGCTTCGATGCATATCACTGGCGGATCGTCGCGCCGTGCGCGGCGTACCGCGTGATGGACGGCTTCGACGTGCAGGCGACGGGCGGCGTCGCGCCCGCCGTGATCCGCGAATGGGGGATCGCGAAGGAGGCGCTGTCGCCCGCGTTCCGCGCCGGATGGTTCGGGATGCTGATCGGCTCGCTCGTGTTCAGCGCGCTCGCCGCCGTGTTCGCGGCGATTTTCATGGCCGGTTTTCCGATCGTCGGCGGACAGCCCGCGCTCAACGTGCTCGCGGCGGTCTACTATCCGGCGCCGCTGCGCTCGACAGGCATCGGCTGGCGCTCCGGCGTCGGCTGGATCGGCTCCGTCGTCGGGCCGGCGCGCGGCGGCGTGCTGATGTATCGGCAATGGTTGTCGTCGTTGCTGTTTCTCGCGGCGGCGGTGCCCGCGTGCGTGTCGATGGCGGGGATCGGCGCGACCGCGCGTCCGGGCTTCGCCGGCGCGGGCGAGGCGATCGGCGCGCGCGGCGCGGCCGCGGCGGGCGAATGA